The nucleotide sequence ACTTATTTTTTCTTTTGCCATACTGAGCTCTGCTTCGTCATTTCGTATAACATTCTTAAGCGTACCTACTGATTTACTTATACTGAGAAGTTTCTCATAGGATTTTTTAGGGAGTTTGACCATTTCATCACCGCTCAGAAATGCCTTATAGCCTACTGCCTCATCTTTAATATCCGAAAGATACTCTTCCACTGCTTTTCCGGCATATGCGATTTCCTGTATTTTTCTTTTACTGCTGATACACTGTTTTTCTGCTGCCACAATCTTATCTTCTATTTCACGCAGCTGATCCTCTTTTTCACTCATTTCTGCATCAGCACAAAGAATCTGATCATTTGCAGCCTCAACATATTGGATTATCTCGAATTTTTCAGCTTTCAGTATTTCAATTTCTGCCTCAGCCTCATTCTTTGCTTTCATTGCTTCCTTATACTCAGGAATTGTGTAATCATCACGATCTATCCCCAGCACTTCTATTTCAATTCCTTTTTCCTGACATAATTCCGTGAGATAATCCCGTTCTCGTCTCTGCCAATATACCGTTTCATTCTCCATCTTGGATATTGCTTTTGGTATTCCCATCTCCTGCAATGCTTTTGTAAGGCTATTTCTGGTTTTCATACCCGTCTTATAGCCATGTGCTATGGGAATATAATCAAGATGCAGATGCGGTGTAGCCTCGTCCATGTGTAATACCGCATTGAACAGATACAGATTTGGATTGCGCTCCTGGAACGTCCTGACATACTCTTCCAGAACTTCTTTAGCTTTTATTGCATTTTCAGTCAGCTTACCATTCTCATCTACAACACCAAAGTCTGTCATTCTGCCGATCTGTACAACATTCTCATAAAACACTTTTTCATGGTTCTTTGAATTTTTTATCTTGGTGATATAATCATTGATCTGACGATCTTTCCTTTTCTGTGATGCATTATATTCATCTACTGCAAGACCAAAAAGCTTTCTATAAGCATCTTTCAACGGCTCTTTATTATAAAATTCATCCAGCTTTATCCGATCTCTATCAACATTTTCTGCTACAAATTCCCTATTATTATGAGTCAGGCTTCCTTTGCCTACTACAAAAGATAATGTTGTTGCCATATTTCCTCCTTTCTCGAAATACACTTCCCTCTTCTCCAACAACCTCGGCTCTCGCAGGTCTTGTTACTTCTGGCAGAAGTAACACCTTAGTAGTTTTGACACTTCGCATCAAAACTACACGGTGCTCTGCGAGGCTTGCCCTGCAACGCTGCTTAAAAAACAGCAGCTGTTTCTTCTCTGACAAGTCCGTTTACATAGCGCGTTTACATTTTTTCAAGAAAAAAGTCTTTTTATTTTTTTCCGTTTACTTCGTTTACAAGCCTTCAATCCCAGAAAATACGCCGCCTTGCTGTAAACCAACTGATTACATATACTGTTTACAATGTGGTGTAAACGAATTTTGTAAACGCGCTATAAAAAGACTTTTTTAATCAAACAATTCTTTCACCTTATCCGTTGCATCCACAAACCCATCCGGTGAATTTTCTCTCTTCCAGCTCCGTTGCTGTCCATATTTTTCAAATCGATGCTGCTTATCAGCTTTCCATCCATCAATGCTGTTATTCATGATGTCGTTTATCTCTCGAAGCTCCCACTGCTTTGGTTCTTCACATCCGTGTCCCAGAGCCTCCTTGTACAGCATTATTGAACATACATGGTTTTCTTCAAACTCATCCAGCCATGCCTGTATAAGACCAACCTTCGTATCCTCCGGCATAAATTCCTTCTGCATACTCTTAAGATACTTTTCCGTTTCTTTTGACAGCTTTAATTTATGATTTCCTGAATTTCTATAAAGCACCATCATTTCCGCCCAAAGCTGGTCAATATACGCTCGCGATTCCTTTTCATCCTCCAAGATATGCTTTTCAACTCTCTCAGGGTGAACCATGATAGGAGCAAATCGCCTATTACCAGTGCGATCAAGCGGAAGGAAGTCAAGAGTATTACTCGTGCCAACAAATATACACTGTCGTGGTCTGTCCTCCGGATGCACTTCATATGGGATCTTATAATTATCCTTCTGTTTACTCAGAAATGACTTTATCTCTTCTACTGTCCTTGCGTTTACTGTCGCAAGCATTTCAGCCATTTCTATGATCCAATGCCCTTGAAGTTTACGATAAACGTTATCATCATCCAACCTTCTCAGATCATCACTTGCCCATTCATCCTTTATGGCGAGAAATCTGAGAAGTGTAGACTTACCTGCTCCCTGCCCACCGACAAGACAAACCATTATTTCATACTTGCAGCCAGGCTCATATATCCTGTGAATTGCAGCCTGCATCAGCAATGTCGTAACTTCCGTAGTATAACTGCACTTATCAGCTCCGAGATATTTGGGGAGAAATTCCGATACCCTCCTGATTCCATCCCACTCAAGAGTTTCAAGATATTCCTTTATAGGATGAAAATGATTTTCGCTGGCAATGATATTCAGGGCTTTCCCAATCATCTTGTAGTTTTTCAGTCCATAAGTCCGCTCCAGATACCATTCGATCTGATTAACATCCACATCTCGTATACCACCACAGTCAGACTTTCCCCATCCAAGGTCTTTTCTTATATCCATCTTGTCCGTAAGATCGTTATGGCAGATTGCACCTTTTAAGATTGGATCATTCCTAAGTGCTATCATGCAGTTATTGATGCTTTGAACTACTGCACCTTTATCAGTTTCATCAAGCATTTCCCTTACTTCCGAGACTGTATAATCTTTAATCTCATCCAGCACACTTTCTATACTTTCCCAAGATTTCATTTCCTGCTCGTCTGATATTCGCTGCAATTCGGCTCACCTCCTCTCTATCTATAGAGAAGAGTGCCTTCTGCTCTTCCTCCGTTCCAATACACAATACATCCAGCCAATAGGCTATTATTGGCTCTTTCTGAAGCATATAAGCATAATCGCCTGATAGAAGTATTTCTCCTGGAGCATTTTCCCGTAAATCTTTGCCTGTCTTGTAAATAATATCTTCACATTCCTTAAGTTCACGGACTTTTCCATATGCCCATTTCTTAAATCTGTCTTTAATCGTCTGAACATGAACCCTGACTTGCTGTTTTTTCTCAATAGCTCCTCGTTCATCAGCGTTAGCAGTATGCTCTGCATCAATCGGAAGGTTATAATCGCTTATGATCTTCTTTGCAGCCTCGTATTGCGACAATCCGCAGTATTGAGCCACAAAATTTACAATATCTCCATGTTCACCGCATCCAAAACAGTGATAATGCTTTACGTCCACTTTCATACTCGGATTTTTATCCGGATGGAACGGACAACAAGCCATTCCATTTCGTCCGATTTTTATACCATAATCTCTGATTACAGTATCCGCACCTATCTGCGCTTTTACCTCTTGAAATACATTCAAAATCTGCTCCTCCCAAGTTGTTTGTACCCAAGAGTCCTGATATACTATAAGTGTCAATTATTTGCATATCAGGACTCATTTGGTCTTGGATAAGATCCTCTGTTCCCGCAGAGGATTTTATCTTTTTATCAGTTCCAATAATTCATAAAGCACTTCCCTTAATTCATCACCTGCATCGGCATCACCCCCTTCATATCTTGCAAGGATTTTCTCAAGTACGATTGCCAGCCTGTCCGATCTGTATTTCCCGGCTACTATTTCAACTTTTTGTCCCAAAATTGAGCTTCGATAGTATTCTCCCTTTGGAATACCTGCAGCTTTAATCCTTGCATCCACTACAGCTTTTTCTTCATCACTCAACCAAAAGGCTATCGTATTATGCCTCAGCCTCGCTTCTCTCTTACACGGCATCTTTATCACCTCTATCCATTTTTTCCAGGCTATCTGCAATCTTTTTCTGTCCATCCATAGACTGATGACAGTAAGTTTCTATTGTTGTTGTCACTCTGCCATGCCCCAGTCTCCTTGCTATTTCTATTGGATTAAATCCCATATCTACTAGCATCGAAGCATGTGAATGTCGCAGACAGTGAACAGTAATCTCCTTTACTCCCGATAGACTTATCCCTCTTTTCATCTCATGTTCAAAAAAGCTTTTTGTTTTCTCCGGAAATAATCTTAAACTCGGACGAGGATGATAAAGACAGGAGATATACTCTTTTAATGATTCAGCCAGTTCCTTATGAATTGTAATTATTCTTTCAGAATTAACTGTCTTTGGTGCCGATATGATATCCTTTCTCTTTAGTCTTGTATAAGTTTCATCAATTCTTATAGTCAGGTTTTCAAAATCAATATCTTCCACCTTCAGAGCCAGCAGTTCTCCCACTCTTATCCCAGTCCAGAACATTATCTGAAATCCAATCCATGCCTCATGCTTATCACTGATCGCATCACAAAAGGCATTAAATTCATCAAGTGTCCAAAATGGTCTTTCATCGGCTTTTCCTTTTCCCATGCTTCCAGCCTTAGTACAAGGATTTGACCTGAGATCATAAAACCTGACTGCATAATTCATTACAGCTGCAAGCTGATTGTTGATAGTTTTCAGATACGTTGGCTTAAAGCCTTTAGCAATCATTTCGCTCTGCCATCTTCTTATTCTTGATGGAGTAATCTCATTGATAGGTAAATCTCCAAAATACGGTAAGATCTTACATCTCCATATATGCTCCTTATTTGCTATCGTTGTTTCCTTAAGCCTCTTTTTCATGTCATCCATATAGATTTCCCAGAAATCCTTTAGCGGCATATTCGGATCAGATGACTGCTGATACTTAAAATGTGCAAGCCATTCCTCTGCTTCTTTCTTTGTCTTAAATCCTCTTTTTTGTGATTTCTTTTTCACCCCCTTCCAATCTGTATACCGATACTGTATCCTCCATGTTCCATTAGGATCTCGTTTTGCGTTGCTTGCCATCAGGCACTCACCTCCTTATGTCCTGAGCCTCCAAAATACTTACTGTCGAAGAATTCCTTAGGTATTTTTCCTCCCACTGTCAGATATCCTCTTTCCTTAAGCTCCTGATTCATCTGCTTAACTATTCCATAAGCCTTAGTTCTTCCAACACCTACCATCTGTGCTACCTC is from Lachnospiraceae bacterium C1.1 and encodes:
- a CDS encoding site-specific integrase, with protein sequence MASNAKRDPNGTWRIQYRYTDWKGVKKKSQKRGFKTKKEAEEWLAHFKYQQSSDPNMPLKDFWEIYMDDMKKRLKETTIANKEHIWRCKILPYFGDLPINEITPSRIRRWQSEMIAKGFKPTYLKTINNQLAAVMNYAVRFYDLRSNPCTKAGSMGKGKADERPFWTLDEFNAFCDAISDKHEAWIGFQIMFWTGIRVGELLALKVEDIDFENLTIRIDETYTRLKRKDIISAPKTVNSERIITIHKELAESLKEYISCLYHPRPSLRLFPEKTKSFFEHEMKRGISLSGVKEITVHCLRHSHASMLVDMGFNPIEIARRLGHGRVTTTIETYCHQSMDGQKKIADSLEKMDRGDKDAV
- a CDS encoding virulence-associated E family protein, which gives rise to MQRISDEQEMKSWESIESVLDEIKDYTVSEVREMLDETDKGAVVQSINNCMIALRNDPILKGAICHNDLTDKMDIRKDLGWGKSDCGGIRDVDVNQIEWYLERTYGLKNYKMIGKALNIIASENHFHPIKEYLETLEWDGIRRVSEFLPKYLGADKCSYTTEVTTLLMQAAIHRIYEPGCKYEIMVCLVGGQGAGKSTLLRFLAIKDEWASDDLRRLDDDNVYRKLQGHWIIEMAEMLATVNARTVEEIKSFLSKQKDNYKIPYEVHPEDRPRQCIFVGTSNTLDFLPLDRTGNRRFAPIMVHPERVEKHILEDEKESRAYIDQLWAEMMVLYRNSGNHKLKLSKETEKYLKSMQKEFMPEDTKVGLIQAWLDEFEENHVCSIMLYKEALGHGCEEPKQWELREINDIMNNSIDGWKADKQHRFEKYGQQRSWKRENSPDGFVDATDKVKELFD
- a CDS encoding CHC2 zinc finger domain-containing protein, which encodes MNVFQEVKAQIGADTVIRDYGIKIGRNGMACCPFHPDKNPSMKVDVKHYHCFGCGEHGDIVNFVAQYCGLSQYEAAKKIISDYNLPIDAEHTANADERGAIEKKQQVRVHVQTIKDRFKKWAYGKVRELKECEDIIYKTGKDLRENAPGEILLSGDYAYMLQKEPIIAYWLDVLCIGTEEEQKALFSIDREEVSRIAANIRRAGNEILGKYRKCAG
- a CDS encoding ICEBs1 excisionase, encoding MEGKLYYTADEVAQMVGVGRTKAYGIVKQMNQELKERGYLTVGGKIPKEFFDSKYFGGSGHKEVSA
- a CDS encoding plasmid recombination protein, which encodes MATTLSFVVGKGSLTHNNREFVAENVDRDRIKLDEFYNKEPLKDAYRKLFGLAVDEYNASQKRKDRQINDYITKIKNSKNHEKVFYENVVQIGRMTDFGVVDENGKLTENAIKAKEVLEEYVRTFQERNPNLYLFNAVLHMDEATPHLHLDYIPIAHGYKTGMKTRNSLTKALQEMGIPKAISKMENETVYWQRRERDYLTELCQEKGIEIEVLGIDRDDYTIPEYKEAMKAKNEAEAEIEILKAEKFEIIQYVEAANDQILCADAEMSEKEDQLREIEDKIVAAEKQCISSKRKIQEIAYAGKAVEEYLSDIKDEAVGYKAFLSGDEMVKLPKKSYEKLLSISKSVGTLKNVIRNDEAELSMAKEKISKLEGTVKKLKDSVNIMKAFIEESGPINAFKEFLQPKSLVKELREIRECKRKIAERENESTRNFGKTHRIDVEL